From one Coffea eugenioides isolate CCC68of chromosome 11, Ceug_1.0, whole genome shotgun sequence genomic stretch:
- the LOC113753251 gene encoding ankyrin repeat-containing protein At5g02620-like has product MHPTLYAAAESGDWLVMASFSDYYYSQHTPAKDTVLHVLAQSCDSANVVQLILAGHGRLLMKLNRRGETALHLAARKGHSGVVRALIDHAKSGAGYWFPPCFDRCKWMLRMASKAGNTALHEAVRNNFYDIAKLLVQEDPEFRYPHKYALKTPLYLAVEKGRHNIMVLILEFCKTPSYLGPGHKTALHAAAIWNSPESMELILEKLPNLITNVDKFGWTALHYAAKFNHQHIARLLLSADRYAAYVAAKNDDSKTALHIAVIHGHVALVQEILSHCPDCWVQITGESQNILHLAVKHEKIEVLEFVLQNSWASELIDEKDKEGKTPLHLYVATKSLDGNCLVNHPFVDVNSFDDSNSTPLDRIVGDHRPSERQEQIKGQLEETGAKAGIHNINAKRKAKTSDKDLAEKLDKIRQAYMIVATLIVTVTFAAGFTVPGGFESGEGDKKGGEGDKKGEAVLAKKAAFIVFVVSDSLALLLSMLVVLYQFVVRHRPDLFGKPSGLFSREALIGYAMMAVVIAFMSGLFAVIPIHGIKIYLYVIIAFFGYLFLGAIVEWRVALAAGRSFFGEQLRSRKENELSQDVEVT; this is encoded by the exons ATGCATCCCACATTGTATGCAGCTGCAGAGTCAGGTGATTGGTTAGTAATGGCAAGCTTTTCAGACTACTACTACTCTCAACATACTCCAGCAAAAGACACAGTCCTTCACGTATTAGCCCAGTCATGTGACTCTGCAAATGTAGTCCAACTTATCCTTGCCGGACATGGCCGTTTGCTTATGAAATTGAACAGAAGGGGCGAGACTGCACTACATTTGGCAGCAAGAAAGGGGCATTCCGGCGTCGTTCGAGCACTAATTGACCATGCAAAATCGGGAGCAGGATATTGGTTCCCCCCATGTTTTGACAGATGCAAGTGGATGCTGAGGATGGCTAGTAAGGCTGGAAACACAGCTTTACACGAGGCAGTTAGGAACAACTTCTATGACATCGCCAAATTGTTAGTTCAAGAAGATCCTGAGTTTCGTTATCCCCACAAATATGCTCTGAAGACACCTCTGTATCTCGCAGTTGAGAAGGGACGCCATAATATTATGGTTCTAATTTTGGAGTTTTGCAAGACACCATCCTATCTTGGCCCCGGACACAAAACTGCCTTGCATGCTGCCGCAATTTGGAATTCGCCAG AATCCATGGAGCTGATTTTGGAAAAGCTGCCTAATCTTATTACGAATGTCGATAAATTTGGGTGGACTGCACTTCATTATGCTGCCAAATTTAATCATCAGCATATTGCAAGACTATTACTGTCTGCTGATAGGTATGCTGCCTATGTTGCTGCCAAGAATGATGACTCCAAGACTGCTCTACACATTGCGGTAATTCATGGACATGTAGCTTTGGTGCAAGAGATTTTATCCCATTGCCCAGATTGTTGGGTTCAGATTACGGGTGAAAGTCAGAATATCCTTCATCTAGCTGTAAAGCATGAAAAAATAGAAGTCTTGGAGTTTGTTTTGCAAAATTCCTGGGCTTCTGAGCTCATTGACGAAAAGGATAAAGAAGGAAAAACCCCTCTGCACCTGTATGTTGCTACCAAAAGCCTAGATGGGAATTGCCTCGTGAATCATCCTTTTGTGGATGTCAATTCTTTTGACGATTCCAACTCCACGCCTCTAGACAGGATAGTAGGGGATCATCGACCTTCAGAAAGACAG GAACAAATTAAGGGCCAGCTCGAGGAAACTGGTGCTAAAGCTGGAATCCATAATATTAACgcaaagagaaaagcaaaaacatCTGATAAAGATCTAGCGGAAAAGTTGGACAAAATCCGCCAAGCTTACATGATTGTTGCTACACTGATAGTTACAGTAACTTTTGCGGCTGGTTTCACCGTCCCTGGTGGCTTTGAAAGCGGTGAAGGTGACAAAAAAGGCGGTGAAGGTGACAAAAAAGGAGAAGCAGTTCTAGCAAAGAAAGCAGCTTTCATTGTCTTTGTTGTTTCAGATTCATTGGCGTTGCTGCTCTCTATGCTCGTAGTCTTGTACCAATTTGTAGTCCGTCATAGGCCGGACCTTTTTGGTAAGCCATCTGGACTATTCTCCCGTGAGGCACTTATTGGATATGCCATGATGGCAGTGGTGATAGCATTTATGAGTGGTCTCTTTGCCGTGATACCAATCCACGGCATCAAGATATATCTCTATGTTATCATTGCTTTCTTCGGCTACCTTTTTCTGGGCGCCATTGTTGAATGGAG GGTGGCACTTGCGGCTGGGAGGTCCTTCTTTGGGGAACAACTAAG gtcaagaaaagaaaacgaaTTATCCCAG GATGTTGAAGTCACCTGA